The following proteins are co-located in the Bradyrhizobium sp. AZCC 2176 genome:
- a CDS encoding LysR family transcriptional regulator has protein sequence MSHLNDMALFVEVARARSFRKAAEALGMPNSTLSRRISELEKAIGLRLLHRTTRKIELTEAGQLYYERSKRIVDEARLAHEQLGAMVEQPSGVLRVSLPVDFATLYLSPIIADFARHYPGITFEFDLTPRRVDLVAEPFDVAIRIGKLEDSNLIVRLIGRHSRHLYASPGYIEASGEPATPADLAEHECVCMSKVATWTLHQGMNKVDVSVGGRFTLNSVGMTRALAVNHQGIALLAEKIVAEDLASGRLRRILPEWQGSSVSIHAVTETRLIPAKTQRFIEFLSSRLMEA, from the coding sequence ATGAGTCATTTGAACGACATGGCACTGTTCGTGGAGGTGGCCAGAGCCAGGAGCTTTCGGAAGGCCGCGGAGGCTCTCGGCATGCCAAACTCCACTCTGTCGCGACGTATCAGCGAGCTGGAGAAGGCGATCGGCCTGAGGCTCCTGCACCGCACGACGCGCAAGATCGAACTCACCGAGGCCGGTCAGCTCTATTATGAGCGAAGCAAGCGAATCGTCGACGAGGCACGGCTGGCGCACGAGCAGCTCGGCGCGATGGTTGAGCAGCCGAGCGGTGTCCTGCGGGTTTCGCTCCCGGTCGACTTCGCCACGCTTTACCTCTCGCCGATCATCGCCGACTTCGCGCGGCACTATCCCGGCATCACATTCGAATTCGATCTGACTCCACGCCGCGTCGATCTGGTGGCCGAGCCGTTCGATGTGGCGATCCGCATAGGCAAGCTGGAAGATTCCAATCTGATCGTTCGCCTGATCGGGCGGCATTCGCGCCACCTCTATGCATCTCCTGGCTATATCGAAGCGTCAGGCGAGCCCGCGACACCGGCGGACCTCGCGGAGCATGAATGCGTCTGTATGTCGAAGGTCGCGACCTGGACTCTGCACCAGGGGATGAACAAGGTCGATGTCAGCGTTGGCGGCCGCTTCACGCTCAACAGTGTGGGGATGACCCGCGCCCTGGCGGTCAACCACCAGGGCATCGCCCTGCTTGCCGAGAAGATCGTCGCCGAAGACTTGGCCTCTGGCCGGCTCCGACGCATCCTGCCCGAATGGCAGGGATCGTCGGTCAGCATTCACGCCGTCACCGAAACTCGCCTTATTCCAGCCAAGACCCAGCGCTTCATCGAATTCCTGTCCTCCAGGCTGATGGAAGCTTGA
- a CDS encoding PIN domain-containing protein: MPAKADRAEAAIAGGGSISVQVLNERANVARRKMQMSWDETHAFLNTLRGLLTVHPLTVETHETGLRLAERYGLSIYDAMIAASALGAGCDTLWSEDMQHNMKLDEGLRIACARKQISSHDAADLQPA; the protein is encoded by the coding sequence ATGCCCGCGAAGGCCGATCGGGCGGAGGCGGCCATCGCCGGCGGCGGTTCAATCAGCGTGCAAGTTCTGAACGAACGTGCCAACGTCGCGCGCCGGAAAATGCAGATGTCCTGGGACGAGACGCATGCATTCCTCAACACGTTGCGCGGCCTGCTGACAGTTCATCCCCTCACCGTCGAGACCCACGAAACGGGACTTCGACTGGCGGAGCGATACGGCCTTTCAATCTATGACGCGATGATTGCCGCCTCGGCACTTGGCGCCGGTTGCGACACGCTCTGGTCGGAGGATATGCAGCACAACATGAAGCTCGACGAGGGTTTACGCATCGCTTGCGCGCGAAAGCAAATCAGCTCGCACGACGCTGCGGATTTGCAGCCCGCATGA
- the guaA gene encoding glutamine-hydrolyzing GMP synthase → MTAAQKARESSAPSVASAHDKILIVDFGSQVTQLIARRVREEGVYSEIVPFQKAEAAFKEMKPKAVILSGGPESVHEKGSPRAPQLIFDSGVPVLGICYGQMTMAAQLGGEVEGGHHREFGRADVEVKTASRLFDDTWSMGEMHPVWMSHGDRITRMPPGFTVAGVSANAPFAVIQDEKRKYYGLMFHPEVVHTPDGAKLLRNFVRKVAGFTGDWTMRAFREEAIEKIRAQVGKGRVICGLSGGVDSAVAAVLIHEAIGDQLTCVFVDHGMLRLDEAKTVVDLFRHHYNIPLVHVDASKQFLGELAGVSDPEAKRKTIGRLFIDVFDAEAKKLGGADFLAQGTLYPDVIESVSFTGGPSVTIKSHHNVGGLPERMNMKLVEPLRELFKDEVRVLGRELGLPEIFVGRHPFPGPGLAIRCPGDITKQKLDILRQADAVYIDQIRKAGLYDTIWQAFAVLLPVKTVGVMGDGRTYEYVVGLRAVTSTDGMTADFYPFDMSFLGQTATRIINEVKGVNRVVYDVTSKPPGTIEWE, encoded by the coding sequence ATGACAGCAGCACAAAAAGCCCGCGAGTCGTCGGCGCCCTCGGTGGCCTCGGCGCATGACAAGATTCTGATTGTCGACTTCGGCAGTCAGGTGACGCAACTGATCGCGCGCCGGGTACGCGAGGAGGGCGTCTATTCCGAGATCGTGCCGTTCCAGAAGGCCGAAGCCGCCTTCAAGGAGATGAAGCCCAAGGCGGTGATCCTCTCCGGCGGCCCTGAGTCAGTGCACGAAAAAGGCTCGCCGCGCGCCCCGCAACTGATCTTCGATTCCGGCGTTCCCGTGCTCGGCATCTGCTACGGCCAGATGACCATGGCCGCCCAGCTCGGCGGCGAGGTCGAGGGCGGCCACCACCGCGAATTCGGCCGTGCCGATGTCGAGGTGAAGACGGCGAGCAGATTGTTCGACGACACCTGGTCGATGGGCGAGATGCATCCGGTGTGGATGAGCCATGGCGACCGCATCACCAGGATGCCGCCGGGCTTCACGGTGGCCGGCGTCTCCGCCAACGCGCCGTTCGCCGTGATCCAGGACGAGAAGCGCAAATATTACGGCCTGATGTTCCACCCCGAAGTGGTGCACACGCCCGACGGCGCCAAGCTGCTCCGCAATTTCGTCCGCAAGGTCGCAGGTTTCACCGGCGACTGGACCATGCGCGCGTTTCGTGAAGAGGCGATCGAAAAAATCCGCGCCCAGGTCGGCAAGGGCAGGGTGATCTGCGGCCTTTCCGGCGGCGTCGATTCCGCCGTCGCCGCGGTCTTGATCCATGAAGCAATCGGCGACCAGCTCACCTGCGTGTTCGTCGATCACGGCATGCTGCGGCTCGATGAAGCCAAAACCGTCGTCGACCTGTTCCGGCATCACTACAACATTCCGCTGGTGCACGTTGATGCGTCGAAACAATTCCTCGGCGAACTCGCCGGCGTCAGCGATCCCGAAGCGAAGCGCAAGACCATCGGCCGCCTGTTCATCGACGTGTTCGATGCGGAGGCCAAGAAGCTCGGCGGCGCGGATTTCCTGGCGCAAGGCACGCTCTATCCTGATGTGATCGAGAGCGTCTCCTTCACCGGCGGCCCCTCGGTGACGATCAAGTCGCACCACAATGTCGGCGGTCTCCCCGAGCGCATGAACATGAAGCTGGTCGAGCCCTTGCGCGAGCTGTTCAAGGACGAAGTCCGCGTGTTGGGCCGCGAACTCGGCCTGCCCGAAATCTTCGTCGGCCGTCACCCGTTCCCGGGCCCCGGCCTCGCCATCCGCTGCCCCGGCGACATCACGAAACAGAAGCTCGACATCCTGCGCCAGGCCGACGCCGTCTATATCGACCAGATCCGCAAAGCCGGCCTCTACGACACCATCTGGCAAGCCTTCGCCGTGCTGCTGCCGGTGAAAACCGTCGGCGTCATGGGCGATGGCCGCACCTACGAATACGTCGTCGGCCTGCGCGCGGTGACGTCGACCGACGGCATGACCGCGGACTTCTATCCCTTCGACATGAGCTTCCTCGGCCAGACCGCGACGCGGATCATCAACGAGGTGAAGGGTGTGAATAGGGTGGTGTATGACGTGACGAGCAAGCCGCCGGGGACGATTGAGTGGGAGTGA
- a CDS encoding phosphatase PAP2 family protein, translating to MTGDTGDTGDTGDVGDVGLGGSDAVRFPDRVDLPFMTEPGVASVSIERTRFGANNWSSISQAWRILADFGSTGWQASITVEPPQPPTALEIEALRTMVLDERPAALGEILGQDGEFMRYFLAVMGASPITRPATFLVLNAANLVATMAVMYFKSKFDRPRPSQLVPALLPPIPVPGHASYPSGHSTQAHLFAQCAIAILQATPGQGISLVLARLADRIARNREIAGLHFPSDSAAGAILASSLFSILTDESVMPHPAGKPSAFAAAMTAARSEWA from the coding sequence ATGACTGGCGATACCGGTGACACGGGTGATACTGGCGACGTCGGCGACGTTGGACTTGGCGGAAGCGATGCGGTGCGTTTCCCTGATCGCGTCGATCTCCCGTTTATGACCGAGCCAGGCGTAGCAAGCGTGTCGATCGAACGCACACGCTTTGGTGCCAACAACTGGTCCTCAATTTCGCAAGCGTGGCGCATATTGGCCGACTTCGGCTCTACCGGGTGGCAGGCAAGCATCACTGTGGAGCCGCCGCAACCGCCAACCGCTTTGGAAATTGAAGCACTGAGAACCATGGTCCTCGACGAGCGACCTGCCGCGCTTGGCGAGATTCTGGGACAGGACGGGGAATTCATGCGCTATTTCTTGGCAGTGATGGGAGCCAGCCCGATCACGCGTCCCGCGACGTTCCTTGTTCTGAACGCGGCAAATCTGGTCGCCACAATGGCCGTGATGTACTTCAAGAGCAAATTTGACCGCCCGCGACCCTCTCAGCTCGTTCCGGCGCTGCTGCCCCCGATTCCGGTCCCAGGCCATGCGTCCTATCCCAGCGGTCATTCCACGCAGGCACACCTATTTGCACAATGCGCGATCGCGATCCTGCAGGCGACGCCGGGGCAGGGGATCAGCCTCGTTCTAGCCAGGCTTGCCGATCGCATTGCACGCAATCGAGAGATTGCCGGTCTTCACTTTCCATCCGACAGCGCCGCCGGTGCCATTCTGGCCTCCAGTCTATTTTCGATTTTGACGGACGAGAGTGTTATGCCGCATCCCGCCGGCAAGCCCTCGGCATTTGCCGCCGCTATGACGGCCGCTCGGTCCGAGTGGGCTTGA
- a CDS encoding DHCW motif cupin fold protein has translation MKIPALPFTVTDWSGVAATTHPGVTGEALWRTLNIGDLRLRMVEYSPGYFADHWCDRGHVLYVLEGELDTELRDGRTFKLKPGMSYQVSDFGDAAHRSSTKTGAKLFIVD, from the coding sequence ATGAAAATCCCCGCCCTGCCCTTCACCGTCACCGACTGGAGCGGCGTCGCCGCGACGACGCATCCCGGCGTCACCGGCGAAGCGCTGTGGCGCACGCTCAATATCGGCGATCTGCGCCTGCGGATGGTCGAGTACTCGCCCGGCTATTTCGCCGATCACTGGTGCGACCGCGGCCATGTGCTCTACGTGCTGGAAGGCGAACTCGACACCGAATTGCGCGACGGGCGGACGTTCAAGCTCAAGCCGGGCATGAGCTACCAGGTCTCGGATTTCGGCGACGCCGCGCACCGCTCGTCGACGAAGACCGGCGCGAAGCTTTTTATCGTCGACTGA
- a CDS encoding SDR family oxidoreductase codes for MNQSPHPSMASDERALVETASSNATAKKKVLLVGATGFLGAKILRNLALDSRVSVVAMSRKGVPSAEGADVEWVRGDMMDPASLDRALQGVDVVVSSANGYMKGSIDTDFQGNKNLVEAAARAGVGRFVFLSIVSCEAASAVPHFHAKKVAEDLITASGVSYVFVRAPSFLDQSSDYIAKGVKAGRFLAVGDKTTKWSHVLTDDLASYLAKAATYPGNEINNQTIDVGWRDGPKSQQELADIISEIMKRPLKVRVVPWFVFRLLARPIRLFSELGYDIMQMFLFFKKGVYVSNISKQEHFFGPAPTSRDAITRWAKSHQLIS; via the coding sequence TTGAATCAGTCACCGCACCCTTCGATGGCCTCGGATGAGAGGGCACTTGTCGAGACCGCAAGTTCAAACGCGACGGCAAAGAAAAAGGTCCTGCTCGTTGGAGCCACAGGATTCTTGGGAGCCAAGATTCTCCGCAACTTGGCGCTCGATTCGAGGGTCTCCGTCGTTGCGATGTCGCGAAAGGGGGTGCCCTCAGCCGAGGGCGCCGACGTGGAATGGGTGCGCGGTGATATGATGGATCCAGCGTCATTGGATCGTGCATTGCAGGGCGTGGATGTCGTTGTCAGCTCGGCAAACGGTTACATGAAGGGAAGCATCGACACGGATTTTCAGGGCAACAAGAACCTTGTAGAGGCCGCAGCAAGAGCCGGCGTTGGCCGATTTGTTTTTCTCAGCATCGTTAGCTGCGAGGCTGCGTCAGCAGTTCCACATTTCCACGCCAAGAAAGTGGCCGAGGATCTGATTACGGCCTCGGGTGTGTCATATGTGTTTGTCCGCGCGCCCTCATTTCTCGATCAGAGTTCGGACTATATCGCGAAGGGTGTGAAAGCTGGCCGGTTCCTGGCGGTCGGCGACAAAACCACGAAGTGGTCTCATGTGCTGACCGATGATCTTGCCTCATATCTTGCCAAAGCCGCGACCTATCCCGGCAATGAAATCAACAACCAAACAATCGATGTCGGCTGGCGCGATGGCCCCAAGAGCCAGCAAGAGCTCGCCGACATCATCTCCGAAATCATGAAGAGACCTCTTAAGGTCCGGGTTGTGCCGTGGTTCGTTTTCCGCTTGCTGGCGCGCCCGATAAGGCTGTTTTCCGAGCTCGGGTATGACATTATGCAGATGTTCTTGTTCTTCAAGAAGGGCGTCTATGTTTCGAATATCTCGAAACAAGAGCACTTTTTTGGACCCGCCCCTACATCCCGAGATGCGATCACGCGATGGGCGAAAAGTCATCAGTTAATTTCCTGA
- a CDS encoding alkene reductase — MNPLFTPVRIGRYMLPNRLVMAPMTRSRAAFDGTPGELADEYYAQRAGVGLIVTEGTQPSDDGQGYLTTPGIYTPAHVAGWRKITSAVHDGGGHIFIQLMHAGRMSHPDNTPHHRQGVAPSAIAPGTGMFTATGMQDIPTPRALTTEEVRQTVADFRHAARSAIEAGADGVEIHGANAYLVQQFFAPSANARADEYGGSIENRARFAIEVTTAIAEEIGADRTAIRLSPGTTIWGIDEGAEGPDLYRYLVVKLDKLGLAYVHIMHQGNEPLLADIRKLWHQSLILNRPGRPRDQIGADVASGPADLEAYGQMVLANPDFVVRLKANAAMNEADHNTFFGGTARGYIDYPALSA, encoded by the coding sequence ATGAATCCACTGTTCACCCCGGTCCGCATTGGCCGCTACATGCTTCCCAACCGACTTGTCATGGCGCCGATGACCCGCAGCCGCGCCGCCTTCGATGGTACGCCGGGAGAGCTGGCGGACGAATATTATGCCCAGCGTGCGGGTGTCGGCCTGATCGTCACCGAAGGCACCCAGCCCTCGGATGACGGGCAGGGCTATCTCACCACCCCGGGCATCTACACTCCCGCACATGTCGCCGGCTGGCGGAAGATCACCTCCGCCGTGCACGACGGGGGCGGTCACATTTTCATCCAGCTCATGCACGCCGGACGTATGTCGCATCCCGACAACACGCCGCATCATCGCCAGGGCGTCGCACCGTCCGCGATCGCGCCGGGGACAGGCATGTTCACGGCGACGGGGATGCAGGACATTCCCACGCCGCGCGCGCTGACGACCGAAGAAGTGCGCCAGACCGTCGCCGATTTCCGCCACGCGGCCCGCTCAGCGATCGAGGCCGGCGCCGACGGCGTCGAGATTCACGGCGCGAACGCCTACCTCGTCCAGCAGTTCTTCGCGCCGAGCGCCAACGCGCGCGCGGACGAATATGGCGGCTCCATCGAGAACCGCGCCCGCTTCGCCATCGAGGTCACCACCGCGATCGCGGAGGAGATCGGCGCGGACCGCACCGCGATCCGCCTGTCCCCCGGCACGACGATATGGGGGATCGACGAAGGCGCCGAAGGGCCGGACCTCTACCGCTATCTCGTCGTCAAACTCGACAAGCTCGGGCTCGCCTATGTGCACATCATGCACCAGGGCAACGAGCCATTGCTGGCCGACATTCGCAAGCTCTGGCACCAATCGCTGATCCTCAACCGGCCGGGTCGTCCGCGCGACCAGATCGGCGCCGACGTGGCTTCGGGGCCGGCCGATCTGGAAGCCTATGGGCAGATGGTCCTGGCCAATCCGGACTTCGTCGTGCGGCTGAAGGCCAATGCAGCGATGAACGAGGCAGACCACAACACCTTCTTCGGCGGCACCGCGCGAGGCTACATCGATTACCCCGCGCTGAGCGCCTAG
- a CDS encoding G1 family glutamic endopeptidase, with the protein MGEMAKRFELSLDFFKEIEQRAHAYPTPPKELDPLLATEAQLERYGLPPRPNEDNEPDLFRLWTRLLGKPLHVVATEFPKVENGQPPLIPVNRVGRIARPGFRRFQSSRNWSGGYLTPERSDKLVYVSGAWQVPDLSLPPVLPHGVAQGDEFQSSVWIGIDGRRRYPMSSMPQIGTSQCLQIVDGVKKKKTYAWWQWWSLDANYPPDNRNNPPVPIPNFSVSVNDEIIAGLTLRSADEVQFFIKNQTTGLFTTFLVVAPGPILPLGSTAEWIVERPTVIGDHRLYPLPSYTDVVFRDCLAQSAASIGAPTTVQQLDRLRLIRMVEVFPTPHRTSFVSVPQKSGDRCIRVCYRDASAPGSGGLLS; encoded by the coding sequence ATGGGCGAAATGGCGAAGCGGTTTGAGTTGTCTCTCGACTTTTTCAAGGAGATCGAGCAGCGCGCACATGCCTATCCAACGCCGCCAAAGGAGTTGGATCCGCTGCTGGCGACAGAAGCGCAGCTTGAGCGATATGGCCTGCCACCTCGCCCCAATGAAGACAACGAGCCCGATCTTTTTCGACTCTGGACTCGACTGTTAGGCAAACCGCTCCACGTTGTTGCGACGGAGTTCCCCAAGGTCGAGAACGGGCAGCCGCCTCTTATCCCGGTCAATCGTGTCGGGCGCATCGCAAGACCCGGTTTTCGTCGATTCCAGAGCAGCCGGAATTGGTCCGGCGGCTATCTCACTCCGGAGCGCTCGGATAAATTAGTATACGTCAGCGGAGCGTGGCAGGTGCCGGACCTATCGCTGCCGCCCGTTCTGCCACATGGCGTAGCGCAGGGCGACGAATTTCAATCGTCGGTGTGGATCGGCATCGATGGTCGCCGACGCTATCCGATGTCGTCGATGCCACAGATTGGCACCAGCCAGTGCTTACAAATTGTCGACGGCGTCAAAAAGAAAAAGACATATGCTTGGTGGCAATGGTGGTCATTGGACGCGAACTATCCGCCGGATAATCGAAACAATCCGCCCGTACCGATCCCGAACTTCAGCGTTTCCGTAAACGACGAGATCATTGCTGGATTGACGTTGCGCTCTGCCGATGAGGTGCAGTTCTTCATCAAGAACCAGACGACGGGCCTATTCACTACTTTTCTAGTCGTCGCGCCCGGCCCAATTCTGCCGCTTGGCTCGACAGCCGAGTGGATTGTGGAGCGGCCGACCGTTATCGGCGATCATCGTCTGTACCCTTTGCCGAGCTACACGGACGTTGTCTTTCGCGATTGCCTTGCGCAGTCGGCTGCATCAATCGGGGCGCCAACGACGGTCCAACAACTTGATCGACTTCGGCTCATCAGGATGGTCGAGGTTTTTCCAACCCCCCACCGCACGTCCTTCGTGTCGGTTCCGCAAAAGTCGGGCGACCGCTGTATTCGCGTCTGCTATCGCGACGCCTCGGCACCCGGCAGCGGCGGCCTCTTGAGTTGA
- a CDS encoding AbrB/MazE/SpoVT family DNA-binding domain-containing protein — translation MQVAKWGNSLAVRLPAIVVEALGLKEGDEIEIHVADARQFAVARKPGRDELLKRLRAFRGRLPADFRFDSDEANVR, via the coding sequence ATGCAGGTCGCAAAATGGGGGAACAGCCTTGCGGTTCGGCTTCCCGCCATCGTGGTCGAGGCGCTCGGCCTCAAGGAGGGCGACGAGATCGAAATCCACGTCGCTGACGCGCGACAGTTTGCCGTCGCACGCAAGCCCGGCCGCGACGAGCTATTGAAACGCCTTCGCGCATTTCGCGGCCGTCTCCCTGCCGATTTCAGATTCGACAGCGACGAGGCGAATGTCCGTTAG
- a CDS encoding adenylate/guanylate cyclase domain-containing protein produces the protein MMADPGNAPALQHRLLSVLMVDVVGYTRLMELDERGTHGRLMNFRFSILHPIVEERRGRIVKNTGDGFLAMFESARDALEAAIMMQNEVTKREADQSPDRRIAFRMGLNIADVIVEDHDIYGDGVNIAARLQSYAEPGGIVVSGAFRDAVGGMLDLDAVDLGLLHLRNLSHPVQVISLRLPGAGTTSFGEMTGGYEGRASIAVLPFRNLSGPNETYFAHGMVDHIIYALGSLKELFVISRGSTAGFSEAIDLRAIGMDLGVRYVLSGSVLRSGQRLRIGTELGDASTGEVIRADQHEGDLDDLFHVQDRIAREVVKTIAPNVRDRELKKSLRKHPQNMTAYDLVLQAMEPLYELDYATFSRARGLLQRAIALDPGYAPAFSYAAYWHMFRQGQGWSPDVSADINTAARLARAAIANDSHDAMALAIFGHAQSHLTKDFEQSVSIFDSAIAVCPNSAIAWILKSATLCFIGDGPNAVRCAETGVRLSPFDRHVFFAEHILAQAHYVNRNFDQAISWGRRADMHNARNTSNLRTLISSLIAINRSEEAREIAKRHAAIVPDFRVSAWAARTPMQGDIKKQRVDRLLAAGMPE, from the coding sequence ATGATGGCAGATCCGGGCAACGCTCCTGCCTTACAACATCGGCTTCTATCAGTGCTGATGGTAGACGTCGTCGGTTATACGCGGCTGATGGAACTGGATGAGCGCGGCACCCATGGTCGGCTCATGAATTTCAGGTTTTCGATTTTGCATCCCATAGTCGAGGAGCGGCGCGGGAGAATTGTCAAGAACACCGGTGACGGCTTCCTTGCAATGTTCGAAAGCGCCCGGGACGCCTTGGAAGCGGCGATCATGATGCAAAACGAGGTGACGAAGCGGGAGGCAGATCAGTCACCGGACCGCCGCATCGCTTTTCGCATGGGCTTGAATATCGCTGACGTCATTGTCGAGGATCACGACATCTATGGCGATGGCGTTAACATTGCCGCTCGCCTTCAAAGCTACGCGGAGCCAGGGGGGATCGTCGTTTCGGGAGCGTTCCGCGATGCGGTTGGCGGAATGCTCGATTTGGATGCCGTCGACCTCGGGTTATTGCATTTGCGCAACCTCTCGCATCCGGTTCAGGTGATCAGTCTTAGACTTCCTGGAGCGGGGACGACTTCGTTCGGCGAGATGACCGGGGGCTACGAAGGACGTGCGTCGATCGCAGTACTTCCATTTCGCAATCTCTCGGGCCCAAATGAAACGTACTTTGCACACGGAATGGTCGATCACATTATCTATGCTTTGGGATCCCTGAAGGAACTTTTCGTTATATCGCGCGGCTCCACGGCTGGTTTCAGTGAAGCAATCGATTTGCGAGCTATCGGCATGGATCTTGGGGTTCGCTATGTGCTCTCTGGCAGCGTGCTGCGGTCGGGACAGCGTCTGAGAATTGGCACCGAACTTGGCGATGCGAGCACGGGCGAAGTCATTCGCGCCGATCAGCACGAAGGCGATCTCGATGATCTATTCCACGTCCAGGACCGCATCGCCCGGGAGGTCGTCAAGACGATTGCGCCCAACGTGCGCGATCGCGAATTGAAGAAATCGCTGCGCAAGCATCCCCAGAACATGACGGCCTACGATCTCGTCCTGCAAGCGATGGAGCCGCTTTACGAACTCGATTATGCGACCTTTTCGCGCGCCAGGGGATTGCTTCAGCGCGCGATCGCACTAGATCCCGGCTATGCGCCGGCGTTCTCCTATGCCGCCTATTGGCACATGTTTCGCCAAGGCCAAGGATGGTCGCCGGATGTTTCTGCCGATATCAATACGGCAGCGCGGCTGGCACGTGCGGCTATCGCCAATGACAGCCACGACGCAATGGCCTTGGCAATCTTTGGCCACGCGCAATCTCACTTGACGAAGGATTTTGAGCAGTCGGTCAGCATTTTCGATAGCGCAATTGCGGTATGTCCGAACTCGGCAATTGCCTGGATACTCAAGAGTGCAACTCTGTGCTTTATCGGCGACGGTCCAAATGCCGTGCGCTGCGCTGAAACTGGCGTGCGCCTGTCGCCGTTCGATAGGCATGTCTTTTTTGCCGAGCATATTTTGGCGCAAGCTCACTACGTCAATCGCAATTTCGATCAGGCCATCTCTTGGGGGCGGCGCGCCGACATGCACAATGCGCGAAATACGTCCAATCTTCGCACCCTTATTTCGAGCTTGATCGCAATCAACAGATCCGAGGAAGCCCGCGAAATCGCAAAGCGGCACGCCGCAATCGTTCCGGATTTTCGAGTATCAGCTTGGGCCGCCCGCACCCCGATGCAGGGCGACATCAAGAAACAACGCGTCGACAGGCTGCTGGCTGCGGGGATGCCTGAATAA
- a CDS encoding endonuclease/exonuclease/phosphatase family protein, with protein sequence MKLASYNVENLFMRARALSGPGFSAEGREILKAQADINAILGKDKYTPTDKKRIVELLDTLGLKKSDENKFAILRQNRGHLVKRPSGKPIEVVADGRDDWIGWVDLTLEQVNEEATRNTARVIKEIDADVLGVVEAESRPALVRFCKDVMPAVDGAPYDHIMLIDGNDDRGIDVGLMTKKKFNIVSIASHVDDEDDDGLIFSRDCAQFEIETAEGNTLVVLANHFKSKGFGSQASSSAKRKRQAARVATIYRQLRQNHKFIAVVGDFNDTPDSDPIGPLFSQTGLKDISDLAGFDDGGRPGTFKNGTASNKIDYILLSPDLFEKATAGGIFRMGVWGGTNGTLFPHFPEITREAEAASDHAAIWADLDI encoded by the coding sequence ATGAAGCTTGCATCCTATAACGTGGAAAATCTTTTCATGCGGGCGCGCGCCCTCAGCGGTCCCGGATTTTCCGCCGAAGGCAGAGAAATCCTGAAGGCGCAGGCGGACATCAATGCCATTCTCGGCAAGGATAAATACACGCCAACCGACAAGAAAAGGATCGTCGAACTTCTCGATACGCTCGGGTTGAAGAAATCCGACGAGAACAAATTCGCGATCCTGCGCCAGAACCGCGGGCATCTCGTCAAGCGGCCGAGCGGCAAACCGATCGAGGTCGTGGCTGACGGCCGCGACGACTGGATCGGATGGGTCGACCTCACGCTGGAGCAGGTCAATGAAGAGGCCACCCGCAACACCGCACGGGTCATCAAGGAGATCGACGCTGACGTGCTCGGGGTCGTGGAAGCGGAGAGCCGTCCCGCGCTGGTGCGGTTCTGCAAGGACGTGATGCCCGCCGTCGACGGCGCCCCCTACGATCACATCATGCTGATCGACGGCAATGACGATCGGGGCATCGATGTCGGGCTCATGACCAAGAAGAAATTCAATATCGTTTCGATCGCCAGTCATGTCGACGACGAGGATGACGACGGTCTCATCTTCAGTCGCGATTGCGCGCAATTCGAAATCGAGACCGCGGAGGGGAATACGCTCGTAGTTCTCGCCAATCACTTCAAGAGCAAGGGTTTTGGCTCGCAGGCGTCCTCGAGTGCGAAGCGCAAGCGGCAGGCGGCGCGCGTGGCCACGATCTATCGGCAGCTCCGCCAAAACCATAAGTTCATCGCTGTGGTCGGCGACTTCAACGACACCCCGGACAGCGACCCGATTGGCCCGTTGTTCAGCCAAACGGGCCTGAAGGACATCAGCGATCTCGCAGGATTCGACGATGGCGGACGGCCCGGAACGTTCAAGAACGGCACGGCCTCAAACAAGATCGACTACATCCTGCTGTCGCCGGATTTGTTCGAGAAGGCGACGGCCGGAGGAATCTTCCGCATGGGCGTTTGGGGCGGCACCAACGGCACGCTGTTCCCGCATTTCCCTGAAATCACCAGAGAGGCCGAAGCGGCATCGGATCATGCGGCGATCTGGGCCGATCTCGATATCTAG